One window from the genome of Sulfodiicoccus acidiphilus encodes:
- a CDS encoding teichoic acid transporter has protein sequence MSKRSAVYIGLFNFGLRLLIAPLSFLFTLLVARYLSSMPEGTLVFGSWQYIFVLVTTYFTLPGDILSFITSRYAAEDRPVGGVVLMNVALAAISSILFFALSPIFVAQTKYVQGTIFFYISPILIILTYLLKVTSSIAIGKTPAVYGVSTVLFQVARLAFAVVAMYVLNLSVAGVILAYSVGYIIQTLVNLRYVKANLKVDMNIALAALKKSFVFVVSKLQGLAEATIIIIAVAYTGSAVVNSYFESAIIVSNIANWAASLPSGVIAELKDEPKAYVVESSAKIFVVSSMLLMALIIAEAKPLLHLIRPDYVGALLATYVIAASNLLRSFANLFYYAVGMRDETLAVEGGNSFKGPMGTMVRNNVLFSAIGVAVSVTLGYLFRTSPYSVEVALLSIGPAINSVYMIYNSVSKSRQLYSFPFPWRETLVSTVGAIIAGIPFTLIPILHISQMIVTGLGVVGIYAILTYLLSPYVRRLVSRGLGLVFEAISRARPEDTP, from the coding sequence GTGAGTAAAAGAAGTGCAGTCTACATCGGACTGTTCAACTTCGGTCTCCGGTTATTAATTGCCCCACTCTCCTTTCTCTTTACGCTACTGGTAGCTCGCTACCTCTCTAGCATGCCTGAGGGGACTCTAGTTTTTGGTTCTTGGCAATACATATTCGTGTTAGTAACGACTTATTTCACACTCCCTGGTGATATATTGTCCTTCATTACGTCACGTTATGCTGCTGAGGACAGACCTGTGGGCGGCGTGGTGTTGATGAACGTGGCCTTGGCTGCTATTTCGTCCATTCTCTTCTTTGCGCTGTCCCCTATCTTCGTCGCTCAAACGAAATATGTCCAGGGGACAATATTCTTTTATATTTCTCCTATTCTAATAATACTTACTTATCTTCTAAAGGTTACCAGTTCAATTGCAATAGGTAAGACCCCAGCCGTATATGGGGTATCAACCGTATTGTTTCAGGTAGCGCGTCTGGCCTTTGCTGTAGTAGCTATGTATGTACTTAACTTATCTGTAGCAGGAGTAATTCTGGCTTACTCTGTTGGGTATATAATTCAGACCTTAGTGAACCTAAGGTATGTTAAGGCTAACCTGAAGGTGGACATGAATATCGCGCTGGCCGCGCTGAAGAAATCTTTCGTGTTCGTGGTAAGCAAGCTACAGGGTCTAGCTGAAGCAACAATAATTATAATTGCAGTAGCCTATACGGGAAGCGCTGTAGTAAACTCGTACTTTGAGTCAGCCATAATTGTTTCCAACATCGCGAATTGGGCTGCATCCTTACCTAGTGGGGTAATAGCAGAGCTCAAGGACGAACCTAAGGCCTATGTCGTGGAATCTTCAGCCAAAATATTTGTCGTCTCATCAATGCTGCTTATGGCTCTCATAATCGCCGAAGCCAAACCTCTCCTTCATTTGATTAGACCTGACTACGTTGGCGCTCTCCTTGCGACTTACGTCATAGCTGCGTCAAACCTGTTAAGGAGCTTCGCCAACCTGTTCTATTACGCAGTAGGAATGAGGGATGAGACGTTAGCAGTAGAAGGAGGTAACTCGTTTAAGGGTCCAATGGGAACTATGGTTAGGAACAATGTACTTTTCTCAGCTATAGGAGTTGCGGTAAGCGTGACGTTGGGCTACTTGTTTAGAACCTCTCCCTATTCGGTGGAAGTGGCTCTACTATCCATAGGCCCTGCGATAAACTCGGTCTACATGATCTACAACAGCGTGTCTAAGTCTAGACAATTGTACTCATTTCCATTTCCTTGGAGAGAAACGCTGGTCTCTACGGTGGGCGCCATAATCGCGGGAATCCCCTTCACACTGATCCCTATCCTCCACATAAGTCAAATGATTGTCACAGGCCTCGGCGTGGTTGGGATTTACGCGATCTTGACTTACCTATTAAGCCCTTACGTCAGGAGGTTAGTATCAAGGGGACTAGGCCTGGTGTTTGAGGCAATATCTAGAGCTCGTCCAGAGGATACTCCATGA
- a CDS encoding ATP-binding protein gives MIEPKAFVEKAVAKLRSVEGRAVAAVSGGIDSTTAAILAYRALRERLTPVMIDTGFMRKGEVNSVSTALRPLIPIRVIDARKDFISQLYGKSDAEEKRKTFRELFYRKLGEVVKEVGATHLVQGTIAADWVETAGGIKTQHNVLLQLGLDPKELYGFSVVEPLVELYKDEVRAVARYLGVPEELVRRQPFPGPGLLVRVLGTISEEKLELCREANYLTENYLADLNFSQYFAVVFEAEGELRDGVKFYRVRATGVKGDNRVYGKIVSIGWNHKDLESVRQLVMKLSAGDVTHVMIKVAEGKGKYAIGIRAVTTDDFMTADFAKIPEERLMELGEALASIPQVGEVLYDVTSKPPATIELE, from the coding sequence TTGATCGAGCCGAAAGCATTTGTGGAGAAAGCCGTAGCGAAGCTCAGAAGCGTGGAAGGGAGGGCGGTGGCCGCGGTGAGTGGGGGTATTGATAGTACCACTGCCGCAATTTTGGCCTACAGAGCTCTCAGAGAGAGGTTAACTCCAGTCATGATAGATACGGGATTCATGAGGAAAGGAGAGGTAAACTCGGTCAGCACCGCTCTAAGGCCATTGATTCCAATTAGGGTGATCGATGCCAGAAAGGACTTCATATCTCAATTATATGGAAAAAGCGATGCCGAGGAAAAAAGGAAAACGTTCAGAGAGCTTTTTTACAGGAAACTTGGAGAGGTTGTTAAGGAAGTCGGAGCTACCCATTTAGTTCAGGGTACCATAGCCGCAGACTGGGTCGAAACTGCCGGAGGAATTAAGACGCAGCACAACGTTCTCTTGCAACTTGGACTAGATCCCAAGGAACTCTACGGATTCAGTGTTGTTGAGCCACTTGTAGAACTGTATAAGGACGAGGTTAGAGCTGTGGCGAGGTACTTAGGAGTGCCTGAGGAACTAGTGAGAAGACAGCCTTTCCCTGGTCCAGGGTTGCTAGTAAGAGTGTTAGGTACTATAAGCGAGGAGAAGCTTGAACTGTGCAGGGAAGCTAACTATCTCACTGAGAACTATTTGGCTGACCTAAACTTCTCGCAGTATTTCGCGGTAGTGTTTGAGGCCGAGGGAGAATTGAGAGATGGTGTAAAGTTTTACAGAGTTAGGGCTACAGGTGTGAAGGGAGATAACAGGGTATATGGAAAAATTGTCTCAATTGGATGGAATCACAAGGACTTGGAGTCAGTGAGGCAGCTTGTAATGAAACTGAGTGCAGGGGACGTAACCCACGTGATGATCAAAGTGGCCGAGGGAAAAGGCAAATACGCGATCGGCATCAGGGCCGTTACTACTGACGACTTCATGACAGCTGATTTCGCTAAGATTCCTGAGGAACGTCTCATGGAACTTGGAGAAGCTTTGGCGTCAATACCTCAAGTGGGAGAGGTTCTATACGACGTGACGTCTAAGCCCCCGGCAACTATAGAGCTCGAGTAG
- a CDS encoding RNA-guided endonuclease TnpB family protein, whose amino-acid sequence MVNHELHVISKKVVDYAKKFPSPVIVVEKLTGIREKFKESKKLDRRFHSLPFRRLQSMIEYKAKINGIKVVYINPRNTSRTCHRCGHVARTDGREYRRKCGVVRNRDLNASINVARASTRGTGRG is encoded by the coding sequence ATGGTAAATCATGAGCTTCACGTTATCTCCAAGAAGGTCGTCGATTACGCTAAAAAGTTCCCTTCCCCAGTGATAGTCGTGGAGAAGCTCACAGGAATTAGGGAGAAATTCAAGGAGAGCAAGAAACTCGATAGGAGATTTCACTCGTTGCCGTTTAGAAGGCTACAGAGCATGATAGAGTACAAAGCGAAGATCAACGGTATAAAAGTGGTATACATTAACCCTAGAAATACTTCAAGAACTTGTCACAGATGCGGGCACGTTGCCCGCACGGACGGAAGGGAATACAGACGTAAGTGCGGTGTGGTACGTAACCGCGACTTGAACGCGTCGATCAACGTAGCCCGTGCCTCAACGAGAGGTACGGGTCGGGGGTAG
- a CDS encoding sugar isomerase, protein MLKELVEEELSRPYEVKTHVKLSGGIVTGAGDSFAAALSLEGKSRGKFRAMDPEELLEVDLAQPLVIVSVSGRPKLNVEVARKFKGKARVVVVTSNTSSELARLADDLVILPYAPRDRLPGTLSFMMTLSALYSIGGYSTTTSCETRPLELGFNPFFVGSGENYGVAYFSYLKWAEFLGQWTNYERFEQFCHAPIFTTRGRDVVLLDRGERREALKRYVKFARILETGSEDPFCNSLSVIRAVLRLAGEKPYFLTDEEILEASSVMIYGE, encoded by the coding sequence ATGCTCAAAGAACTCGTGGAAGAAGAACTCTCTAGACCTTACGAAGTTAAGACTCACGTCAAGTTGAGCGGGGGCATAGTAACTGGTGCTGGTGACTCTTTCGCCGCTGCCCTATCCTTAGAAGGAAAGAGCAGGGGAAAGTTTAGAGCAATGGATCCGGAAGAATTATTGGAAGTAGATCTAGCGCAGCCGTTAGTTATAGTGTCGGTGTCCGGTAGGCCAAAGCTGAATGTTGAAGTGGCGAGGAAGTTTAAAGGTAAGGCCAGAGTAGTGGTGGTGACTTCAAACACTTCCAGCGAGTTGGCTCGACTGGCAGACGATTTGGTAATTCTTCCATACGCTCCTAGAGATAGACTGCCTGGAACTTTGTCCTTTATGATGACGTTGAGTGCACTCTACAGTATCGGAGGGTACTCCACTACCACGAGCTGTGAAACTAGACCTTTAGAGCTCGGTTTCAATCCGTTCTTTGTAGGTTCTGGAGAGAACTATGGGGTAGCTTACTTCTCCTATTTGAAATGGGCTGAGTTCCTTGGACAATGGACAAATTACGAGAGATTCGAGCAATTCTGTCACGCGCCTATTTTCACAACAAGAGGGAGGGATGTAGTCCTGTTAGATCGGGGAGAGAGAAGGGAAGCGCTAAAAAGGTACGTGAAGTTTGCGAGAATCTTGGAGACAGGCTCCGAGGATCCCTTCTGTAACTCATTGAGCGTAATAAGAGCGGTCCTAAGGTTAGCAGGAGAGAAACCTTACTTCCTCACTGACGAAGAAATATTAGAGGCCAGTTCCGTAATGATATATGGTGAATAA
- a CDS encoding RecB-family nuclease, translating into MYQLGNVELLIGLHNTTSVQRLVDFAKLVFSSSVTRYLVVTKVGGVAAQSGVPEVNKLAIKSGKSFSVLPDLKDAIELLRPSAVYLVTAQSSETLDPVALKRERSLVVFNGVDSGFGKVDSSLGKPVRLEGLEVDVGPVAAGALLLYCNKWLVQS; encoded by the coding sequence GTGTATCAATTGGGGAACGTGGAGCTACTGATTGGTTTACACAACACAACTAGCGTTCAGAGACTCGTTGACTTCGCTAAACTAGTGTTCTCTTCTAGCGTAACTAGATATCTCGTTGTCACCAAGGTAGGTGGAGTAGCGGCTCAGAGCGGAGTTCCAGAGGTCAACAAACTGGCCATAAAGTCCGGAAAGTCGTTCTCCGTTTTGCCTGACCTTAAGGATGCGATTGAACTATTGAGGCCGTCAGCAGTATACTTAGTTACAGCACAGTCGTCTGAGACCCTAGATCCAGTGGCGTTGAAGAGGGAAAGATCGTTAGTTGTTTTCAATGGAGTAGACTCCGGTTTTGGGAAAGTGGACTCCTCGCTAGGTAAGCCTGTAAGATTAGAGGGGCTAGAAGTGGATGTGGGACCTGTGGCGGCTGGAGCTCTGCTTCTTTACTGTAATAAGTGGCTGGTACAGTCCTAG
- a CDS encoding alkaline phosphatase family protein gives MTTIFTAQPPCTHRVVGEKVWSKELAGLINPLRYTYSALKVSNELRDVKREKDLFRLRTFIAESKHVVTAVLPWWLSSSELTSTLYGGAEVVPCYNVWDCLHLFQTSLGKGTLTILYLNDVDVLSHKYGHGTKVVTSAAFQIVEQLRRMSSKIPVVLTSDHGFVDVEKRVFLDQDATLSQMLELPPFGEPRALFMNSRFDLKTFLYNRYPKLEVMSREEVEAHQLMGQCTDYSRLDFDYVAVPVDLSSYRYRLTEQDNILFKGEHGGLTSEELEVPLVTLGG, from the coding sequence ATAACAACGATCTTCACGGCTCAACCTCCCTGCACTCACCGCGTGGTGGGAGAGAAAGTTTGGTCAAAGGAGCTGGCCGGGCTCATAAACCCTCTTAGGTACACATACTCAGCCTTGAAGGTCAGTAACGAACTCAGGGACGTGAAGAGGGAGAAAGACCTCTTTCGGCTTAGGACTTTCATAGCCGAGTCCAAACACGTAGTTACTGCAGTACTCCCTTGGTGGCTCAGCAGCTCGGAGCTTACTTCGACCTTGTATGGAGGGGCAGAAGTAGTTCCCTGTTATAACGTGTGGGACTGTCTTCACCTCTTTCAAACCTCGCTCGGGAAAGGAACGCTAACCATCCTCTACTTAAACGATGTAGACGTCCTCTCTCACAAGTACGGACATGGCACAAAAGTGGTGACTTCTGCAGCCTTCCAAATAGTTGAACAGTTAAGGAGAATGTCGTCGAAGATCCCTGTGGTCCTAACTTCGGATCATGGATTTGTGGATGTAGAGAAGCGAGTCTTCCTAGATCAGGATGCTACGCTGTCTCAGATGTTGGAACTTCCTCCGTTCGGGGAACCTCGGGCCCTTTTCATGAATAGCCGATTCGATCTAAAGACCTTCCTTTATAACAGATATCCTAAGTTGGAAGTAATGTCCAGAGAGGAGGTGGAGGCCCATCAGCTAATGGGCCAGTGCACAGATTACTCAAGGTTGGACTTCGACTATGTCGCCGTTCCTGTGGACCTGTCCTCGTATAGATATAGGTTAACGGAACAAGACAACATACTTTTTAAGGGAGAGCACGGTGGGCTCACGAGCGAGGAGCTGGAAGTACCCTTGGTGACACTAGGTGGATAA
- a CDS encoding phosphoribosyltransferase, whose protein sequence is MDKFYVPSWDDIESAVIEVGRTLLLDGFVPDVLVAIATGGLIPAKLLSDLLDVNSIREVEAKFYKSVGVTGSKPVIRSAHLDGIENRKVLVVDDVSDSGETLNAVVNLVSMFSPKAVKTATLYVKPWARTVPDYYHSKIDRWIVFPWDKWAVVRENPSVDVANIEKFKQINELLRSLHKKESG, encoded by the coding sequence GTGGATAAGTTCTATGTTCCCTCGTGGGACGACATAGAGAGTGCAGTAATAGAGGTTGGAAGAACTCTACTCTTAGATGGATTTGTCCCCGACGTATTAGTGGCAATTGCTACAGGAGGACTCATACCAGCTAAGCTTCTCTCTGACCTGCTTGACGTTAATTCCATAAGGGAAGTAGAGGCTAAGTTCTACAAGTCCGTTGGAGTAACTGGAAGCAAACCTGTCATAAGGTCAGCTCACTTAGATGGTATAGAAAATAGAAAGGTGTTGGTAGTTGACGACGTCTCGGATAGTGGAGAGACACTTAACGCTGTAGTTAATTTGGTGTCAATGTTTTCTCCTAAGGCTGTGAAGACAGCTACTCTCTACGTTAAGCCGTGGGCCCGGACAGTTCCAGACTATTATCATAGTAAAATAGATAGATGGATAGTTTTTCCTTGGGACAAGTGGGCAGTGGTTAGGGAGAATCCATCTGTCGATGTAGCCAACATTGAGAAGTTCAAGCAGATAAACGAATTGCTTCGTTCCTTACACAAGAAAGAGTCCGGTTGA
- a CDS encoding acyl-CoA mutase large subunit family protein, whose translation MDVEEKLKEWNERVVKAWTSKKTERKQTFSTKSGIQVKALYTPLDWRGDYVERLGFPGEYPYTRGVYPSMYRGRLWTVRQYAGFGSAEQTNERFRNLLRAGQTGLSVAFDLPTQLGLDPDHPLAYSEVGVVGVSIPHWREMSLVMEGIPLDQVTTSMTINATAAELASMYVATAEARGIDRRKLDGTVQNDILKEYIARKNFIYPPKPSMRYSVDLIEYMSREVPKWHPISISGYHIREAGGDAVQEVAFTIADGIEYVRRTVERGVDVDSFAPTLSFFYAAYMNLFEEVAKFRAARRVWAKIMRDWFHAKRPESMIMKFHTQTGGAELTAQQPEVNLIRTTIQALAAVLGGTQSLHVNAYDEALGLPTEKAAKLAVRVQQVIAHESGVTDTVDPLGGSYYVEWLTDELEERIWKKIEQIEKLGGMVRAIELGFPQREIAESSYSTQRRIEAGELVIVGVNAYREEGQEDIEVFKPDPEGREKVLDRLRKYRSERNEMKVRDALNEIRKAAEKDGVNLVPYIMAAIQRGTTVGEISGTLREVWGEYVESGVF comes from the coding sequence GTGGATGTAGAGGAGAAGCTCAAGGAGTGGAACGAGAGAGTAGTCAAGGCTTGGACCTCGAAGAAGACGGAGAGGAAACAGACCTTCTCGACTAAGTCGGGAATCCAGGTGAAGGCACTCTATACACCGCTGGACTGGAGAGGGGACTATGTTGAAAGACTGGGATTCCCAGGTGAGTATCCCTACACACGGGGAGTGTATCCCTCTATGTACAGAGGGAGACTATGGACTGTGAGACAATACGCGGGCTTCGGGTCAGCAGAACAGACAAACGAGAGGTTCAGGAACTTGCTTAGGGCTGGTCAGACTGGACTTAGTGTCGCTTTCGATCTTCCCACCCAGTTGGGGCTTGACCCGGATCACCCTCTAGCCTACAGCGAGGTGGGAGTTGTAGGTGTCTCTATTCCACACTGGAGGGAGATGTCTCTAGTAATGGAAGGCATACCGTTAGATCAGGTCACCACTAGTATGACCATAAACGCTACTGCAGCTGAACTGGCGTCGATGTATGTAGCCACGGCTGAAGCCAGAGGCATTGATAGGAGAAAGTTGGACGGCACCGTGCAAAACGACATACTAAAGGAGTATATCGCTAGGAAGAACTTCATCTATCCCCCTAAACCCTCCATGAGGTACTCTGTAGACCTCATAGAGTATATGAGCAGGGAAGTTCCAAAGTGGCACCCCATAAGCATAAGCGGTTACCACATAAGGGAAGCTGGAGGAGACGCGGTTCAAGAGGTGGCCTTTACCATAGCCGATGGTATCGAGTACGTCAGAAGAACGGTGGAAAGGGGAGTGGATGTAGACTCCTTTGCCCCCACTCTTTCCTTTTTCTACGCCGCTTACATGAACCTGTTCGAGGAGGTGGCCAAGTTCAGGGCCGCAAGGAGGGTGTGGGCAAAGATCATGAGAGATTGGTTCCACGCCAAGAGGCCAGAATCCATGATCATGAAGTTCCATACGCAAACTGGAGGGGCAGAACTCACAGCTCAGCAACCTGAGGTCAACCTGATCCGGACCACAATCCAAGCTCTGGCAGCCGTTCTAGGAGGTACCCAGAGTCTCCACGTTAACGCCTACGACGAGGCCCTAGGGCTCCCGACAGAGAAGGCGGCAAAGCTAGCCGTTAGAGTGCAGCAGGTGATAGCACATGAAAGTGGGGTAACTGACACCGTAGACCCGCTGGGCGGTTCCTATTATGTCGAGTGGCTGACCGATGAGTTGGAGGAAAGAATATGGAAGAAGATAGAGCAGATAGAGAAACTGGGCGGGATGGTAAGAGCGATAGAGCTCGGATTCCCACAAAGAGAAATAGCAGAAAGTTCGTACTCAACCCAACGGAGAATTGAGGCTGGGGAGTTAGTAATTGTTGGTGTGAATGCCTACAGGGAGGAAGGCCAGGAAGACATAGAGGTATTCAAGCCAGACCCCGAGGGGAGAGAGAAAGTCCTAGATCGCCTAAGGAAGTATAGAAGCGAGAGAAACGAGATGAAAGTGAGAGACGCCCTTAACGAGATCAGGAAGGCAGCAGAGAAGGACGGTGTTAATCTAGTACCTTATATAATGGCCGCTATACAGAGGGGGACTACAGTAGGAGAAATCAGCGGTACCTTGAGGGAGGTATGGGGAGAATACGTTGAATCGGGCGTGTTCTGA
- the mce gene encoding methylmalonyl-CoA epimerase, translated as MFSFLELDHVGVAVYNLDEALKPYQGAGMSLIWRGELGSHGIKVVFVGTSKGTKVELLEPTSPDSTVGKFLARRGPGLHHIAFLVKDVDRALQQAKEMGYELVDQSSRLGAMNRKVGFIHPRSFGGVLVELVQST; from the coding sequence GTGTTCTCCTTCCTTGAACTCGACCATGTGGGCGTGGCGGTTTACAACCTCGACGAGGCCCTCAAGCCCTATCAGGGTGCGGGAATGAGTCTGATTTGGAGAGGAGAGTTAGGCTCTCACGGGATTAAGGTAGTCTTTGTAGGGACGAGTAAGGGAACTAAGGTAGAACTTCTCGAGCCTACCTCTCCCGACTCTACGGTGGGAAAGTTCCTCGCCAGGAGGGGACCGGGTTTGCATCACATCGCTTTTCTCGTGAAGGACGTAGATAGGGCCCTCCAACAAGCGAAGGAAATGGGTTATGAGCTAGTGGATCAGTCCTCACGCCTAGGTGCGATGAACAGAAAAGTAGGATTTATACATCCTCGCTCCTTCGGTGGAGTGTTAGTAGAGTTGGTTCAATCCACCTAG
- the hsp20 gene encoding archaeal heat shock protein Hsp20 translates to MSSKKPRDIFDYFDELFKEMEEEIAEFERRFSRSLTKGDVDLPKEGPYFYGFRVTIGPDGKPKIQEFGNVKKAKGRPILSEDIEPVVDVIERDDEVRVIAEVPGVDKDKIKLTVSGSELHLEARGDERNYSTDVDLPAEVDENSAKASYKNGVLEVVLKKKQKKPTGKEIKIE, encoded by the coding sequence TTGTCTTCTAAGAAGCCTAGGGACATATTCGATTACTTTGACGAGCTCTTTAAGGAAATGGAAGAAGAGATAGCAGAGTTCGAGCGTAGATTCTCTAGATCCCTGACTAAGGGAGACGTGGATCTGCCTAAAGAAGGTCCCTACTTCTACGGTTTCAGAGTCACAATAGGGCCGGACGGAAAACCTAAGATACAAGAGTTCGGAAACGTGAAGAAAGCCAAAGGAAGACCCATACTGAGCGAGGATATAGAGCCCGTAGTCGACGTAATAGAGAGGGACGACGAAGTGAGGGTGATAGCTGAGGTACCAGGCGTAGATAAGGATAAGATAAAGTTGACGGTATCAGGTAGCGAACTGCATCTAGAGGCCAGGGGAGATGAAAGGAACTACAGTACCGACGTGGATCTCCCCGCTGAGGTCGACGAGAATTCAGCCAAAGCCTCATACAAGAACGGTGTTCTAGAGGTAGTACTGAAGAAGAAACAAAAGAAACCTACTGGGAAGGAAATAAAGATAGAGTGA
- a CDS encoding ZPR1 zinc finger domain-containing protein, whose product MSEPELISESKEKCFVCGAEEMEVRNYVHDAGLAGKLLISVWQCGGCGYRSVDVKPWEGKLPVTLEFKVEDPDDLNVLVYRSALGTLSIPELGLEITPGSSSHGNITTVEGILEEVLEIFPEEQVEAIREAKEGKVKFTLLIRDPSGSSFIKSDRVKAISQA is encoded by the coding sequence ATGAGCGAGCCGGAGCTCATCTCTGAGAGTAAGGAGAAGTGCTTCGTTTGCGGTGCAGAGGAAATGGAAGTGAGGAACTACGTCCACGATGCAGGCTTGGCTGGTAAGTTACTGATCTCGGTGTGGCAGTGTGGAGGTTGTGGCTATAGGAGCGTAGATGTGAAACCTTGGGAGGGGAAGTTGCCTGTAACCTTGGAGTTCAAAGTGGAGGACCCTGATGATCTAAACGTACTTGTTTACAGGTCAGCATTGGGAACTCTCTCAATACCTGAACTGGGCCTAGAAATAACTCCTGGCTCCTCTTCTCACGGTAACATAACCACCGTGGAGGGAATACTAGAGGAGGTACTAGAGATCTTTCCAGAAGAGCAGGTAGAGGCGATTAGGGAGGCCAAGGAGGGGAAGGTTAAGTTCACGCTATTAATAAGGGATCCCAGCGGATCGAGTTTCATAAAGAGCGATAGAGTCAAGGCCATATCTCAGGCTTGA
- a CDS encoding nucleotidyltransferase family protein — MLDVGAVVLAGGEGRRFGSNKLLVDVDGRPLLWWVLEAVSHLDRVVVVGKYYREIIAAFPSEVAIYNPRYSEGMSSSVKLGLNFFARKEAILFVPGDMPLLRRDTVNRILSATSPECDAVVPVHEGTRGNPVLIMKRLFPELLLISGDVGARNVINRHKACYVECGREVIIDVDYPTDLSSFRQPA, encoded by the coding sequence ATGTTGGACGTGGGCGCAGTAGTGCTAGCTGGAGGAGAGGGAAGGAGGTTTGGTTCTAATAAACTCCTCGTTGATGTTGATGGAAGGCCTCTGTTATGGTGGGTCCTAGAGGCGGTCTCCCACTTGGACAGGGTTGTAGTTGTGGGGAAGTACTATAGAGAGATAATAGCAGCATTTCCTTCGGAGGTGGCCATTTACAATCCACGTTACTCCGAGGGGATGAGTTCCTCCGTGAAGTTGGGCTTGAACTTCTTTGCTAGGAAAGAGGCGATCCTATTCGTTCCTGGCGACATGCCGTTGCTCAGGAGAGATACAGTAAATAGAATTCTCTCCGCTACCTCGCCTGAATGCGATGCTGTGGTTCCAGTGCATGAAGGGACGCGGGGAAACCCAGTTTTAATAATGAAAAGGCTCTTCCCTGAACTCCTCCTGATTTCTGGAGACGTGGGAGCCAGGAACGTGATAAATAGGCATAAAGCCTGCTATGTGGAGTGTGGAAGAGAAGTTATCATAGATGTTGACTATCCTACTGACCTTTCATCCTTTCGGCAGCCAGCTTGA
- the cutC gene encoding glyceraldehyde dehydrogenase subunit gamma has product MKVIEQDQKAKIKLRINGQDYETEVEPRRLLVHVLRELGFTGVHVGCDTSHCGACTIIMDGKSVKSCTLLGVEADGAEILTIEGLAEGEKLHPIQEAFWEKHGLQCGYCTPGMIMQSYWLLKNNPNPTEEEIKEGISGNLCRCTGYQNIIDAIKLAAERMKGQ; this is encoded by the coding sequence ATGAAGGTCATAGAGCAGGATCAAAAGGCCAAGATTAAGTTGAGGATAAATGGGCAAGACTATGAAACGGAAGTGGAACCCCGGAGGTTACTAGTGCACGTACTTAGAGAGCTTGGCTTCACGGGAGTTCACGTCGGCTGTGACACTAGCCACTGTGGGGCATGCACTATAATAATGGATGGGAAATCGGTCAAGTCGTGTACGCTGTTAGGCGTTGAGGCGGACGGAGCTGAAATACTTACCATAGAGGGACTTGCAGAGGGGGAGAAGTTACACCCGATACAAGAGGCGTTCTGGGAGAAACACGGTCTGCAGTGTGGTTACTGTACCCCGGGCATGATAATGCAGAGCTATTGGTTATTGAAGAACAATCCGAATCCGACGGAAGAGGAAATTAAGGAGGGCATATCTGGTAACCTATGCAGGTGCACTGGGTACCAAAACATAATTGATGCGATCAAGCTGGCTGCCGAAAGGATGAAAGGTCAGTAG